TTGATAGGCATCTCTAGGTAGCCAAATACCCACCGAAGCAAACGCCGCTTGCATTAACCCAGAACAGTCATAATTTGGCCCAACCGTACCACCCCAAAGGTAGTAATTTGATTGTTGCATCGCTTTTTGGGTAAAGGCGATAATCTCTGCTAGGAGTTTTTTAATCTCCGATTCAGAAAATGTTGCAGCCTGATAAGCTACAGTAGCAGATTGTAATGAATCAAAATCTGAAAGAGATACCCATCCCGGATAGTCATCTTCACATAAATACACCTCAACCGCCGAATTTTGATGATTTGATGTTACCCACAAATGTCTCCCAGATGCAGCTTGAGTTGCTAAACGCGTACATTCAGGAGAATCATATAAATTCAGGTCAGCTAAACACTGATACTCCCCTGATTGTGGATTTTGGACTTCGGCTTCGCTCAGTCGAACCATTTTGGATTTTAGATTAAAGGACATTATTAGAGAATGATTTTTTTTAATAAAGACGAACAACTCGAAAATCTTGGTAATGGCATTTTAGATGCAACTTGGGCAGCATTTCCGACCTTAGCACGTAACCAAATTGCCTTGACTTGGGTTGTTTACGATCCACCAGTGCGAGTAAATACTGGTGGGGCGCTGACTCCCAACGCTTTTTGGGATCACCCAGTTCGTGGTTTCACTTATCGGGGTGTTGAGCGGATTTATCCTGCCAGTGTAGTCAAGCTATTTTACTTGGTGGCGGTAAACGAATGGCTAGAAAAAGGCATGAGTCAAACCTCCAAGGAGTTGGAGCGAGCTTTGCGGGATATGATTGTCGATTCTAGTAACGATGCTACCAGCTTGGTTGTGGATATTTTGAGTGGTACTACATCAGGGCCAGAATTACCAATCGGCCCCTTTGAAACCTGGAAATATCAGCGTAATATTGTTAACCGCTATTACCAATCTTTGGGTTGGGAAGAAATGGAGACAATAAACGTCTGTCAAAAAACTTGGGGTGATGGCCCTTATGGACGGGAACGGGCGTTTGTGGGAGAGTTACTAGAAAATCGTAATATGTTGACCACAAATGCGATCGCTAGGTTACTGCATAGTATTGTAGGTGGAGTGGCGGTTTCAAGTGCGCGATCGCAAGCAATGATGGCTTTACTGAAACGTCCTCTCAACGATTTGCCCACTGACACCGAGGAAAATCAAGTGACAGGTTTCTTAGGCGGTGGACTGACTGAAAATGCTCAAATTTGGTCAAAAGCAGGTTGGACAAGTCAAGTTCGCCATGATGCTGCGTATATTGAGTTACCAGAACAGCGCCCTTACCTTTTAGTGGTATTTACTGAAGGGAAAGCCCAAGCTAAGAGTCGGGATATTTTGCCTTTTGTTTCTGGGCGAGTTGCCGAAGCGATCGCTAGTCTATGATTTACTCTCCTTATCCATCTTTTTTGGATATAAAATGCGGTAGGGACACACAGATGTACTTGGTATCAACTTAAGCCCAAATCCCTTTAAAACCTCGTTGCCAGCCTTTGCGCTGGAAATGCTGCTCCTGGCGGCNAGAACCGCCAGCAAGAGAGGCGGAGCCTCTAGGACGGCATTCCCAGTTGCAGACTGGGAACGAGACAATTTAAAAGCTGGNNNTAGGATGACTTTTACGTTAAGTTGACACCAATTACAGATGTATTACCCCATTATTTCAACTTAAATTCGTCAAACTTCAAGACTTC
This portion of the Nostoc sp. GT001 genome encodes:
- a CDS encoding serine hydrolase → MIFFNKDEQLENLGNGILDATWAAFPTLARNQIALTWVVYDPPVRVNTGGALTPNAFWDHPVRGFTYRGVERIYPASVVKLFYLVAVNEWLEKGMSQTSKELERALRDMIVDSSNDATSLVVDILSGTTSGPELPIGPFETWKYQRNIVNRYYQSLGWEEMETINVCQKTWGDGPYGRERAFVGELLENRNMLTTNAIARLLHSIVGGVAVSSARSQAMMALLKRPLNDLPTDTEENQVTGFLGGGLTENAQIWSKAGWTSQVRHDAAYIELPEQRPYLLVVFTEGKAQAKSRDILPFVSGRVAEAIASL
- a CDS encoding C40 family peptidase codes for the protein MSFNLKSKMVRLSEAEVQNPQSGEYQCLADLNLYDSPECTRLATQAASGRHLWVTSNHQNSAVEVYLCEDDYPGWVSLSDFDSLQSATVAYQAATFSESEIKKLLAEIIAFTQKAMQQSNYYLWGGTVGPNYDCSGLMQAAFASVGIWLPRDAYQQEGFTQPITITELAAGDLVFFGTSQKATHVGLYLADGYYIHSSGKEQGRNGIGIDILSEQGDAVSQSYYQQLRGAGRVFKSYEPQRR